A single genomic interval of Drosophila virilis strain 15010-1051.87 chromosome 2, Dvir_AGI_RSII-ME, whole genome shotgun sequence harbors:
- the LOC6632507 gene encoding bifunctional purine biosynthesis protein ATIC translates to MQLAGAAQGLGTMTTKKIALLSVSDKTGLEELAKKLSALDFQLVASGGTATALRGAGLNVKDVSDITGAPEMLGGRVKTLHPAVHAGILSRTTTSDLADMKQQHYELIQLVVCNLYPFASTIAKPDVSLADAVENIDIGGVTLLRAAAKNHQRVTVICEAVDYAKVLAEISAKGDTTLETRQALALKAFTHTAIYDEAISDYFRKQYGAGSSQLTLRYGMNPHQKPAQLYTQLAQLPLRVLNASPGFINLCDALNGWQLVRELKQALQLPAATSFKHVSPAGAAVGVPLSPAQAKLCMVDDLYEQLTPMATAYARARGADRMSSFGDFVALSDVCDVLTAKIISREVSDGIIAAGYEPEALEILKKKKNGSYCILQMDPNYEPSAVERKTIFGLTLEQKRNDAVIDAKLFTNVVSKRRPLPESAVRDLIVATIALKYTQSNSVCYARDGQVIGIGAGQQSRIHCTRLAGEKADNWWLRQHPNVAAMKFKAGVKRAEISNAIDNYVNGTVGKDMPLAQFKGMFDKAPEQLTAAQKLDWLKQLNGVALGSDAFFPFRDNIDRARLSGVSYIASPSGSTNDAGVIAACDEHGIIMAHTNLRLFHH, encoded by the exons ATGCAGCTAGCAGGAGCAGCCCAAGGACTAGGAACAATGACAACCAAGAAAATAG CACTTCTCAGCGTCTCAGACAAGACGGGTCTGGAGGAGCTTGCGAAGAAATTGTCCGCGCTGGACTTTCAACTAGTTGCCAGCGGCGGCACAGCTACTGCGCTACGTGGCGCTGGTCTGAATGTTAAGGATGTCTCGGACATAACGGGCGCACCCGAAATGCTGGGTGGGCGTGTCAAGACGCTGCATCCGGCTGTGCATGCGGGCATACTGTCGCGCACCACCACCAGTGATCTGGCTGATATGAAGCAACAGCATTACGAGCTCATCCAGCTGGTGGTCTGTAATCTGTATCCGTTTGCCAGCACCATAGCCAAGCCGGATGTCAGTCTGGCCGATGCCGTCGAGAATATCGATATTGGTGGCGTAACGCTGTTGCGTGCTGCAGCCAAGAATCATCAGCGTGTCACAGTCATCTGTGAGGCCGTCGACTATGCCAAGGTGCTGGCCGAGATTAGCGCCAAGGGCGATACCACACTGGAGACGCGTCAGGCCTTGGCACTGAAGGCTTTCACGCATACGGCCATTTATGATGAGGCCATCTCGGACTATTTTCGGAAGCAGTATGGCGCTGGCTCCTCACAGCTGACGCTACGCTATGGCATGAATCCGCACCAGAAGCCGGCGCAGCTGTACACACAGCTGGCACAGCTGCCGCTCCGTGTGCTGAATGCCTCGCCCGGTTTTATCAATCTCTGCGATGCACTTAATGGGTGGCAGCTGGTCAGGGAACTGAAGCAGGCACTGCAGCTCCCGGCAGCAACCAGCTTTAAGCATGTCTCGCCTGCCGGCGCCGCCGTGGGCGTGCCACTCAGTCCGGCGCAGGCCAAGCTCTGCATGGTGGATGATCTCTACGAGCAGCTAACGCCTATGGCCACAGCCTACGCCCGCGCACGCGGTGCCGATCGTATGAGCTCCTTTGGTGACTTTGTGGCGCTGTCCGATGTCTGTGATGTGCTCACGGCCAAGATTATATCGCGTGAGGTCTCTGATGGCATCATTGCAGCTGGCTACGAGCCGGAGGCACTGGAGATactcaagaagaagaagaatggCAGCTACTGCATTCTGCAG ATGGATCCCAACTACGAGCCGAGCGCTGTGGAGCGCAAAACCATTTTTGGCCTAACGCTGGAGCAGAAGCGCAACGATGCCGTCATTGATGCCAAACTCTTTACCAATGTGGTCAGCAAACGTCGACCCTTGCCCGAGTCCGCCGTGCGCGATCTCATTGTGGCCACCATTGCGCTCAAGTACACCCAGAGTAATTCCGTATGCTATGCCCGCGATGGGCAGGTGATTGGTATTGGCGCCGGCCAGCAGTCGCGCATTCACTGCACTCGTCTGGCTGGTGAAAAGGCCGACAACTGGTGGCTGCGGCAGCATCCCAATGTGGCCGCCATGAAATTCAAGGCGGGCGTCAAGCGTGCCGAAATTTCGAATGCCATCGATAACTATGTGAACGGAACCGTGGGCAAGGATATGCCATTGGCGCAGTTCAAGGGCAT GTTCGATAAGGCGCCGGAGCAGCTGACGGCAGCACAGAAGCTTGACTGGCTGAAGCAGCTAAACGGTGTGGCACTCGGCTCCGATGCTTTCTTTCCCTTCCGCGATAACATTGATCGCGCTAGACTG AGCGGCGTCTCCTACATAGCCAGTCCATCGGGCTCCACCAATGATGCGGGCGTCATTGCCGCCTGTGATGAGCATGGCATTATCATGGCGCACACCAATCTGCGCCTGTTCCATCATTAA